The Eublepharis macularius isolate TG4126 chromosome 3, MPM_Emac_v1.0, whole genome shotgun sequence genome has a window encoding:
- the ALOX5AP gene encoding arachidonate 5-lipoxygenase-activating protein translates to MEQEVVGSFVLLVIVTLLSVIQNAFFASKLEHESKNYTGKVLQRGGSSAFDRVFTANQNCRDAYPTFLAVLWCAGLLCSQAPAAFAGLMYLFVRQKYFVGYLGERTQSTPGYIFGKRIISFLFLMSVAGVLNYYLGLFFGSDFQMYIKTVTGTISPLLLIP, encoded by the exons ATGGAGCAAGAAGTGGTGGGGAGCTTCGTTCTTCTGGTCATTGTTACTCTTTTAAGTGTCATCCAGAATG CCTTTTTTGCAAGCAAGTTAGAACATGAAAGCAAGAACTACACAGGCAAAGTTCTTCAGCGAGGAGGGTCATCTGCCTTTGACCGAGTCTTCACTGCCAA ccaGAACTGCAGAGATGCCTATCCTACCTTTCTTGCAGTGCTTTGGTGTGCTGGTTTGCTTTGTAGCCAAG cTCCTGCTGCCTTTGCTGGGCTGATGTACTTGTTTGTAAGACAGAAGTATTTTGTTGGCTATTTGGGAGAAAGGACACAGAG caCACCTGGTTACATTTTTGGGAAACGCATCATATCGTTCCTTTTCCTTATGTCTGTGGCTGGAGTCCTCAACTATTACCTAGGCCTCTTTTTTGGAAGCGACTTTCAGATGTATATAAAAACCGTGACGGGTACCATCTCCCCGCTGCTGCTTATTCCTTAA